A single region of the Phycisphaerae bacterium RAS1 genome encodes:
- the nadB gene encoding L-aspartate oxidase produces the protein MSRAVARRRYLTNFEHHRLPHLFSDVLVIGSGAAGLQAALTAAESAHVLIVTKDRVDLSSSAWAQGGIAAAEAEGDSPARHAEDTIACACGLGHESIIREVVEAAPRCIERLRAMGAAFDTSGDALALGREGGHQAARIVHASGDATGAEIVRALLEQVKKNPRIRVFDRCFVIDILTHEGQAVGVVAHHPKYGHQMFWATTTLLASGGAGRVYRETTNPPVATGDGVALALRAGAVLRDMEMVQFHPTTLYVAGAARALISEAVRGEGGRLLNRAGKRFMPDYDPRAELAPRDLVSRAITAEMKRDGAPCVFLDARHFASSRFAQRFPSLYKLCRDFDIEPQRDLIPVRPSAHYLVGGVVTDASCRTSLPGLLACGETASIGLHGANRLASNSLLETLVFGEKAGREAAEHARRLGPPKNAPLSHLLPASSRTELDLTDVLNSLRSVMSRNVAVERSGDRLRETIEIIEFWSRYVMDKVFDEPAAWETQNMLTVALCITLGAATRSESRGVHYRTDFPQFDAAWQRHIDLRRTEDGVQASTSAVES, from the coding sequence ATGAGCAGGGCCGTCGCCCGCCGCCGATATCTGACCAACTTCGAGCACCACCGCCTGCCGCACCTGTTCAGCGACGTGCTTGTGATCGGCAGCGGTGCGGCCGGATTGCAGGCGGCGCTGACGGCGGCCGAGTCGGCCCACGTGCTGATCGTCACCAAGGACCGCGTCGATCTCTCGAGCAGCGCCTGGGCCCAGGGCGGCATCGCCGCCGCCGAGGCGGAGGGCGACAGCCCGGCGCGGCACGCCGAGGACACGATCGCCTGCGCCTGCGGCCTGGGGCATGAATCGATCATCCGCGAGGTCGTCGAGGCCGCGCCGCGCTGCATCGAGCGGTTGCGGGCAATGGGAGCGGCGTTTGACACCAGCGGCGACGCGCTGGCGCTGGGCCGCGAGGGCGGACACCAGGCAGCCCGCATCGTGCACGCCAGCGGCGATGCGACCGGGGCCGAAATCGTCCGGGCGCTCCTGGAGCAGGTGAAGAAGAACCCGCGCATCCGCGTCTTTGATCGCTGCTTCGTGATCGATATCCTGACCCACGAGGGACAGGCCGTCGGCGTCGTTGCGCATCATCCCAAGTACGGCCACCAGATGTTCTGGGCCACGACCACCCTGTTGGCCTCCGGCGGCGCGGGCCGCGTCTATCGCGAAACGACCAATCCACCGGTCGCGACCGGCGACGGCGTCGCGCTGGCGCTGCGGGCCGGGGCCGTGCTGCGCGACATGGAGATGGTCCAGTTTCACCCGACGACGCTGTACGTCGCCGGCGCGGCCCGCGCGCTCATCAGCGAGGCCGTCCGCGGCGAGGGCGGTCGGCTCCTGAACCGCGCCGGCAAGCGCTTCATGCCGGACTACGATCCGCGGGCCGAACTCGCGCCGCGCGACCTGGTGAGCCGGGCGATCACCGCCGAGATGAAACGCGACGGCGCTCCGTGCGTGTTCCTCGATGCGCGGCACTTCGCGTCCAGCCGGTTCGCCCAGCGGTTCCCGTCGCTCTACAAGCTCTGCCGCGATTTCGACATCGAGCCGCAGCGCGACCTGATCCCCGTGCGGCCCAGCGCCCACTACCTGGTCGGCGGTGTGGTCACGGACGCGTCGTGCCGCACCAGCCTGCCGGGCCTGCTGGCCTGCGGCGAAACCGCCAGCATCGGCCTGCACGGCGCCAACCGCCTGGCGAGCAATTCGCTGCTTGAGACGCTGGTCTTCGGCGAAAAAGCCGGGCGCGAGGCCGCCGAGCACGCGCGGCGGCTCGGCCCGCCGAAGAACGCGCCGCTCAGCCACCTGCTGCCGGCCTCGTCGCGCACCGAGCTGGACCTGACCGACGTGCTCAACAGCCTGCGCAGCGTGATGTCGCGCAACGTGGCGGTTGAGCGCAGCGGCGACCGCCTGCGCGAGACGATCGAGATCATCGAATTCTGGTCGCGCTACGTGATGGACAAGGTCTTCGACGAGCCGGCGGCGTGGGAGACGCAGAACATGCTCACCGTCGCGCTGTGCATCACGCTCGGCGCCGCCACCCGCAGCGAATCGCGCGGCGTGCACTACCGCACCGATTTCCCGCAGTTCGACGCCGCCTGGCAGCGGCACATCGACTTACGGCGAACGGAGGACGGCGTGCAGGCGTCGACCAGCGCGG
- the mrdB gene encoding Peptidoglycan glycosyltransferase MrdB: MASRSPLNLTRLSWGLALPVLFLIGVGLATIHATDRDLIREQRADAELRSEGPLAAIQAAIGVNTARQVLFLITGVGLMLVALVPSYQRFGQLSFIIYAVAIVLLALLVIDRFVDLPLIPVKRNTRRWIQVGLGDFAIQPSEFMKPALILALARYLRYRSSYRKWWGLIPPFLLTLVPMLLIQFQPDLGTLLMLLPVLFSMLFVAGARLKHLLTVVVLGGATLPAFYSYGMAEYQRQRIDMVLRQSTTDEAWHRGPGYQLRQSKIALGTGGLWGVGYAQGAFIERGLLPEEHNDFIFAMVGHQFGWVGCGLVVLAYGLMVLFGIEVATATNDPFGRLLAIGVVVMIVMQAILNMCMTVGLAPITGMTLPFVSYGGSSLWANFLALGVLLNVAQRRPMLISRRPFEHEDDE; this comes from the coding sequence ATGGCGTCGCGTTCCCCGCTGAATCTGACCCGGCTGAGCTGGGGACTGGCGCTGCCGGTGCTGTTTCTGATCGGCGTCGGGCTGGCCACCATCCACGCCACCGACCGTGACCTGATCCGCGAGCAGCGCGCCGACGCCGAGCTGCGAAGCGAGGGCCCGTTGGCGGCTATCCAGGCGGCGATCGGCGTCAATACGGCCCGCCAGGTCCTGTTTCTCATCACCGGCGTCGGGCTGATGCTGGTGGCGCTCGTGCCGAGCTATCAGCGCTTCGGTCAGCTTTCCTTCATTATCTACGCCGTCGCGATCGTGCTGCTGGCGCTGCTGGTGATCGACCGCTTCGTCGATCTGCCGCTGATCCCGGTGAAGCGAAACACGCGGCGCTGGATTCAGGTTGGCCTGGGCGACTTCGCGATTCAGCCGTCGGAGTTTATGAAGCCGGCCCTGATTCTGGCGCTGGCCCGCTATCTGCGCTATCGCAGCAGCTATCGGAAATGGTGGGGGCTGATTCCGCCGTTTCTGCTGACGCTCGTCCCGATGCTGCTGATCCAGTTTCAGCCCGACCTGGGCACGCTGCTGATGCTGCTGCCGGTGCTGTTCAGCATGCTCTTCGTCGCCGGGGCGCGGCTGAAGCACCTGCTGACCGTCGTGGTCCTGGGCGGGGCGACGCTGCCGGCGTTTTATTCCTACGGCATGGCGGAGTATCAGCGGCAGCGAATCGACATGGTGCTCAGACAGAGCACGACCGACGAGGCGTGGCACCGCGGGCCGGGGTATCAGTTGCGGCAGTCGAAGATCGCGCTGGGGACGGGCGGGCTGTGGGGCGTGGGCTATGCGCAGGGGGCGTTCATTGAGCGCGGCCTGCTGCCCGAGGAGCACAACGATTTCATCTTTGCAATGGTGGGGCACCAGTTCGGTTGGGTCGGCTGCGGGCTGGTCGTGCTGGCGTACGGGCTGATGGTGCTCTTTGGAATCGAGGTGGCGACCGCGACGAACGATCCGTTCGGGAGATTGCTGGCGATCGGCGTGGTGGTGATGATTGTCATGCAGGCGATCCTGAACATGTGCATGACTGTCGGCCTCGCGCCCATTACCGGAATGACGCTGCCCTTTGTCAGCTACGGCGGCAGCAGCCTGTGGGCGAACTTCCTGGCGCTGGGCGTGCTGCTGAATGTGGCCCAGCGGCGGCCGATGCTGATTTCGCGAAGGCCGTTCGAGCATGAAGATGACGAGTAG
- a CDS encoding hypothetical protein (Bacterial pre-peptidase C-terminal domain), translating to MHSFRARCPRLVGATLTGVLTLATLLAARAGLAQTVPTDPRETTAASAEEAALLAGAASDDPRIIGADAVTGGGVLLGSCVNCQPCDRIEDEPLCANGYVDNFNGGCNSTPNVFGNILCGQTVCGQYGTYVSGGGSNFRDTDWYRFSIPERSAVTFSAVGEATTRIFILTNACPTATIATATAPPCGTATINVTLEPGTYIAFVGTDVFTGVPCGSLYRATLICDSICRVENEPVCANGYVDNFNGGCNSTPNVFGGVQCGDTICGEYGTFLSAGGANFRDTDWYRFGLSRRTTVTWTVVGNATTRAFILQGTCPAVSLGTAVAAAGMPATVTLTLEPGLYNAFAGTDVFTGVPCGTTYQATLTCEEICRVEGEPDCANGYVDNFNGGCNSTPPVFGTVQCGDRVCGKYGTFVSAGGSNFRDTDWYTFSLTQRTAITWRAMGGATTRVFVLNSNCPAASLGTAVAPAGETASVSLTLEPGTYRGFVGTDVFTGVPCGTTYEAELVCDEICRVENEPECANGYVDNFNGGCNSTPPVFGAVECGQTVCGEYGTFLSAGGSNFRDTDWYTFVLGGAGAVTWSATGTATTRVFILNTNCPATSLGTAAAPAGMPATVTLNLTPGTYRAFVGTDVFTGVACGSTYTATLTCPPDCGAPICGDSNCDGAFNVLDINFFVQAILGEANWDALPGTYCDYCRANDIDGDGEITVLDINFFVNGLLAGYCPPSEGCRDQTAAQPVIGGEPDDGASWSASEE from the coding sequence ATGCATAGCTTCCGCGCGCGCTGCCCGCGCCTTGTCGGCGCGACTCTTACAGGCGTTCTGACTCTCGCCACCTTGCTGGCTGCCCGCGCCGGCCTGGCGCAGACCGTTCCCACCGACCCACGCGAAACCACCGCCGCATCCGCCGAAGAGGCGGCCCTGCTGGCCGGCGCCGCCAGCGACGATCCGCGCATCATCGGCGCCGACGCCGTCACGGGCGGCGGCGTCCTCCTGGGTAGTTGCGTCAACTGCCAGCCGTGCGACCGGATCGAGGACGAACCGCTGTGCGCCAATGGCTACGTGGACAACTTCAACGGCGGCTGCAACTCAACGCCGAACGTGTTTGGCAACATCCTGTGCGGTCAGACGGTGTGCGGGCAGTACGGCACGTATGTCAGCGGAGGCGGGTCGAATTTCCGCGACACGGACTGGTACCGCTTTTCAATTCCCGAGCGATCGGCCGTGACGTTCAGCGCCGTCGGCGAGGCCACCACACGCATCTTCATCCTCACCAACGCCTGCCCGACCGCCACGATCGCAACCGCGACGGCGCCGCCGTGCGGCACGGCCACGATCAACGTCACGCTCGAGCCGGGGACGTACATCGCCTTTGTGGGCACGGACGTCTTCACCGGCGTGCCGTGCGGCAGCCTTTACCGCGCCACGCTGATCTGCGACTCCATCTGCCGCGTGGAAAACGAGCCGGTGTGCGCCAACGGTTACGTCGACAACTTCAACGGCGGCTGCAACTCGACGCCGAACGTCTTCGGCGGCGTGCAGTGCGGCGACACGATCTGCGGCGAGTATGGCACGTTTCTCAGCGCCGGCGGGGCCAATTTCCGCGATACAGACTGGTATCGCTTCGGCCTCTCGCGTCGTACGACGGTCACGTGGACCGTCGTCGGAAACGCCACGACCCGCGCGTTCATACTCCAGGGCACCTGCCCGGCCGTTTCGCTCGGCACGGCGGTCGCTGCGGCCGGCATGCCCGCGACCGTGACACTGACGCTCGAGCCGGGCCTGTACAACGCCTTCGCCGGAACGGACGTGTTTACCGGCGTTCCGTGCGGAACCACGTACCAGGCGACGCTGACCTGCGAGGAGATTTGCCGCGTCGAGGGCGAGCCGGATTGCGCTAACGGGTACGTCGACAATTTCAACGGCGGATGCAACTCGACGCCGCCCGTGTTCGGCACGGTGCAGTGCGGCGACCGGGTGTGCGGAAAGTACGGGACGTTCGTGAGCGCCGGCGGCTCGAACTTCCGAGACACCGATTGGTACACGTTTTCCCTGACGCAGCGCACGGCGATCACCTGGCGCGCCATGGGCGGCGCCACGACGCGCGTCTTCGTCCTGAACTCCAACTGCCCGGCCGCCAGCCTGGGCACGGCGGTCGCCCCGGCCGGTGAGACGGCGAGCGTCTCGCTCACGCTCGAACCCGGTACTTATCGTGGGTTCGTCGGAACCGACGTGTTTACCGGCGTTCCCTGTGGAACCACGTATGAAGCCGAGCTGGTCTGTGATGAAATCTGCCGCGTCGAGAATGAGCCTGAGTGCGCCAACGGCTACGTGGACAACTTCAACGGCGGGTGCAACTCGACGCCGCCGGTCTTTGGGGCCGTCGAGTGCGGACAGACCGTGTGCGGCGAGTACGGCACGTTCCTGAGCGCGGGCGGGTCCAATTTTCGCGATACGGATTGGTACACGTTCGTGCTGGGCGGCGCCGGCGCGGTCACCTGGAGCGCGACGGGAACCGCCACGACGCGCGTGTTCATCCTGAATACAAACTGCCCGGCGACAAGCCTGGGCACCGCGGCGGCCCCGGCGGGAATGCCGGCGACTGTGACCTTGAACCTGACGCCAGGCACGTATCGAGCCTTTGTCGGGACGGACGTGTTCACCGGCGTGGCCTGCGGCTCGACCTATACCGCGACGCTGACCTGCCCGCCGGATTGCGGCGCGCCGATCTGCGGCGACTCGAACTGCGACGGCGCGTTCAACGTGCTGGACATTAACTTCTTCGTTCAGGCCATTCTGGGCGAAGCCAACTGGGACGCGCTGCCCGGGACGTACTGTGACTACTGCCGGGCCAATGACATCGACGGCGACGGTGAAATCACCGTGCTGGACATCAACTTCTTCGTCAACGGCCTGCTCGCCGGATACTGCCCGCCGTCGGAAGGTTGCCGTGACCAGACCGCGGCACAGCCGGTCATCGGCGGCGAGCCGGACGACGGCGCAAGCTGGAGCGCGTCAGAAGAGTGA
- a CDS encoding putative Mg(2+) transport ATPase, which yields MHWIDVGHLLAAVAAGAVIGFERELHNKPAGFRTNIMICLGAALFTLMSVRMAEVSGNDRTRIAAQIVTGVGFLGAGAIVQFRSNVLGLTTAATIWTVASVGMAFGAGEFLLGSAATIVTTLVLFGLGYAEQMIGRWRTAATYEIEMEASTDAAREVEEIVRKSGVFCRSWTVTKNGNGMYVGHLSVVGPVLRIDGMQALLMNSSAVHIMRRN from the coding sequence ATGCACTGGATTGATGTAGGTCACCTTCTCGCCGCCGTCGCCGCCGGTGCGGTGATTGGATTCGAGCGGGAGCTGCATAACAAGCCCGCTGGGTTCCGCACAAACATCATGATCTGCCTCGGGGCGGCTCTGTTCACGCTGATGTCGGTGCGGATGGCGGAGGTCAGCGGTAACGATCGTACGCGCATCGCCGCGCAGATCGTCACCGGCGTCGGGTTCCTCGGCGCCGGGGCCATCGTCCAGTTCCGCAGCAACGTCCTTGGCTTGACGACGGCCGCCACCATCTGGACTGTCGCCAGCGTCGGAATGGCGTTCGGAGCCGGTGAGTTCCTGCTCGGTTCCGCCGCGACCATTGTGACGACGCTGGTGCTGTTCGGCCTGGGTTACGCCGAGCAGATGATCGGGCGCTGGCGGACGGCGGCCACCTACGAAATCGAAATGGAAGCCTCGACCGACGCCGCCCGCGAGGTGGAGGAGATTGTCCGCAAGAGCGGCGTGTTCTGCCGGTCGTGGACGGTCACCAAGAACGGCAACGGCATGTACGTCGGGCACCTTTCGGTCGTCGGCCCGGTGCTGAGGATCGACGGCATGCAGGCGCTGCTGATGAACAGCAGCGCCGTGCACATCATGCGCAGAAACTAG
- the cmpB gene encoding Bicarbonate transport system permease protein CmpB — protein MEKPAPTTSPSASPRVQTPGALPPRTARRGGTRLFTLRAESPLWQTLAFGLLCLATVGALWWFATRGEAEQRILGPTMLPSPQETFSTFPTLWADRGLFRNTLASLRRVALGFGLAVVVGVPIGVLCGCFSWVGAYFAPVSIFGRNIPIAALIPLTFSFWGIGEKQKILFIFIACVAFIMSDSTRAVRDVESRYVDTAFTLGARRRHVILKVLVPLAMPDIFNSLRLLFGLAFGYIMLAELVKFGGESGGLGDIINMSQRRGPKEHILLVLMLIPVVALAIDRTLFWVQRQLFPHRYGGGGYLHRLMRVLGHGWEDLKSVFWQSRRAAELLAKTGGAGAKP, from the coding sequence ATGGAAAAGCCTGCGCCAACGACTTCGCCCAGCGCATCGCCGCGGGTCCAGACTCCTGGAGCGCTGCCGCCGCGCACGGCTCGGCGTGGCGGCACGCGCCTGTTCACGCTGCGGGCAGAGTCGCCGCTGTGGCAGACGCTCGCGTTCGGGCTGCTGTGCCTGGCCACCGTGGGCGCGTTGTGGTGGTTCGCCACGCGCGGCGAGGCGGAGCAGCGGATTCTCGGCCCGACGATGCTGCCCAGCCCGCAGGAAACGTTCTCTACATTTCCGACGCTGTGGGCCGACCGCGGCCTGTTCCGCAACACGCTGGCCAGCTTGCGGCGCGTCGCGCTGGGCTTCGGCCTGGCGGTCGTGGTGGGCGTGCCGATCGGGGTGCTCTGCGGCTGTTTCTCGTGGGTCGGGGCGTATTTCGCGCCCGTTTCAATCTTCGGGCGCAATATCCCGATCGCGGCCCTGATCCCGCTCACGTTTTCATTTTGGGGCATCGGCGAAAAGCAGAAGATCCTATTCATTTTCATCGCCTGCGTGGCGTTCATCATGTCCGATTCGACCCGCGCCGTTCGCGATGTCGAGTCGCGCTACGTCGACACCGCGTTCACGCTCGGCGCTCGCCGCCGGCACGTCATTCTCAAGGTGCTCGTCCCGCTGGCGATGCCGGATATCTTCAACTCGCTGCGGCTGCTGTTCGGCCTGGCGTTCGGATACATCATGCTGGCCGAGCTGGTCAAGTTCGGCGGCGAGTCGGGCGGGCTGGGCGACATCATCAACATGTCGCAGCGGCGCGGCCCCAAGGAGCACATCCTGCTGGTGCTCATGCTCATCCCCGTTGTTGCGCTGGCGATTGACCGCACGCTTTTCTGGGTGCAGCGGCAGCTCTTTCCGCATCGCTACGGCGGCGGCGGCTACCTGCACCGGCTCATGCGCGTGCTTGGCCACGGCTGGGAGGATCTGAAATCCGTGTTCTGGCAGAGTCGGCGAGCGGCGGAGCTCCTGGCGAAGACCGGCGGAGCGGGGGCCAAGCCGTGA